The Methylopila sp. M107 genome contains the following window.
CGGCAACAATGACCAGTCAGCGGTCAAGTACTGATTCGATCGCCTCTTTTCACGCCATTGTGTTTGGCGCGCTACACTGTGGAGCCACAGTCGATCTGACGCCTATAACTTATTGACCGCTCACGACCGTCATGTGACCTTCGTCGAAGCATCGGGGATCGGTGTATTTCGTTTCGAAGCTCATGCAGAGAACTTGCGTGAGATGGCTTTCTTGCGACTCGACTGGGGGCGCTTTGTAATGTTGCTTGGCTTCAACAAGACCAAAAACTGGACGCGCGGCGTTTTGGCCGCCGCGACTCTCGCGTTCGGCGCCGGCGCGGCTTCCGCCGCCGACATCGCCGAGCCGGCGGCGCCGACGCCCTTCACCTTCAGCACGACCGAAATCCAGTTCCAGCTCGGTCAGCTGAAGAACCCGTTCGCCGACAAGAACAAGGCGAACTGGACCCCGATCGTCACGCTGCAGCACGCCTCCAGCTGGGTGTTCGGCGACGTGTTCTTCTTCGTCGACTTCCTCGACGACAAGCGCAAGGACGGCTTCAACGACCAGGACGCCTACGGCGAATTCTACGCCTACTTCTCGTCCTCGAAGCTGCTCGGCGCGAACTACGGCGACGGCCTGATCAAGGATATCGGCGTGGTCGCGGGCATCAACGCCGACGCCGACGCGAATTACCGCAGCTACCTGCCGGGCGTCTATGTCGACTGGAAGGTTCCCGGCTTCGCATTCTTCCGCACCCAGTTCACCGCCGTGCTCGACGACAGCAACCACAGCGGCCCGAACGGCAAGCAGAAGGACGGCTGGCAGTTCGACAACTCCTTCGCCGCGCCGTTCTCGATCGCCGGCCAATACTTCAGCTTCGAAGGCCACTGGGAATACACGGCCAACAAGGAGACCAACATCGACGGTTTCCGCATCAAGCAGAAGGACTGGTTCCTCGCTCAGCCGCAGCTTCGCTGGGACGCCGGCTACGCTCTGACGGGCAAGAAGGACGTGTTCTTCCTCGGCACCGAGTACCAGCTTTGGGTCAACAAGCTCGGCTCGAAGACCGACGAAAGCCGCTTCCAGGCGCTCGCCGTCATCCGCTTCTGACCTTTCGGGGTTCTCCCTGGATTGACCGGCCGGCGATCATCGATCGCCGGCCGTTTTTCGTTCGGGCTTCTTTTGCGGCGGCGACAATATTCGGGCGAGGCGGTGAGGAGCGACGATCCTGCCGAGCCTGCGAATGCCAGCGGCCTTACGGCTGCCCGTTCGTCATGGTCCGGCTTGACCCACGGAGGGCCGGTTCCGCCTCGGCTCGCGCAAGTCATTGCCGGAGAACGGAAACCCCTTCACCCGACCCTGCGGGTTGACCTCTCCCCACCCGGGAGAGGTGAAGAAGCGGCGCGGCCCTTAACCTCTCCCCAGCGGGGAGAGGCCGGATGACTGAAAGTCATCCGGGTGAGGGGCCTCGCGGGTCCAAGTTAAGGCGATCTGCGTCTGCGTAAAACGAACCGGACACTGGTGGGCTTGACCGGAGCATCCACGCCGATGTCGAGCTCGACGTCAGACGTGGGTCCTCCGGTCAAGCCGGAGGATGACGAGGCTCACACGGAAACTCCGGCGCAAGTCGCCGCCCAAGGCCGTCAATGTGGCGGTCACACCGCGACGGCGACGGGCGCGGTGTCAGTGATAGCGGCGATCGCGGCTTTTGAGTCCGACACCCAGCCGAAAATCCCGCCTTGCGCTTTGATCATCTTCAGCCCGAATTCGTGGAATTCGGGGAAGTAGGACGCGCAGCAGTCCGCCAGCACGACGCAGCGATAGCCGCGATCATTCGCCTCGCGCACCGTGGTGTTGACGCAGACCTCCGTCGTCACGCCGCAGACCAGCAGCGTGTCGATCCCGCGGTTCCGCAGCATCAGCTCAAGGTCGGTCTGGTAGAACGCGCCCTTGCCGGGCTTGTCGATCACCGGTTCGCCGGGCAGGGGTTTCAGCGCCGCGATGATGTCGTGGCCGGCCTCGCCGCGGATCAGGATGCGGCCCATCGGGCCTTCGGCGCCGATGCGAAGCGATGGGACGCCGCGTTCGACTTTCGCCTTCGGCGCGTCCGAAAGGTCCGGCCGGTGGCCTTCGCGGGTGTGGATCGCGAGCATGCCGGCGTCGCGCACGGCCGCGAGGATCGCCTGGCAGGGGCCGACGGCCGCCTCCAGCAGCGAGATGTCGTTGCCGAGCGTCTCGCCGAAGCCGCCGGGCTCCAGGAAATCGCGCTGCATGTCGATGATGACGAGGGCGGTCCGGGCGAGATCGACCTCGATCGGCTGCGGTTCTGCGTCGATCGTCACCATCGTCTCATCCTTCCTCGATCACGCTGACATGCGCGGAAACGACCTTCCAGCCATCGGCGAACCTGATCCAGGTCTGGCTCTGCCGGCCGATTTTGCGGGGCGCGCTTTCGCGTCGGAACAGCGTGTTGGCGACCGCGAGGTCCCGGCCATAGGTGGTGATCTGCGTCTTCTCCAGCCGCCGCTCCAGCCCCTGCGGGGCGCGGCCGCGGCGGAAGGCGCGGATTTCGTCCATGCCGTAGAGGTTCTCGCCGACGCCGTAGCGCAGCGTGCGCGGATCGTCCTGGAACAGCGCTTCCAGCGTCGCGACGTCGTTGCCGACCAGCGCGGCCTCATACAGGGCGAACACGACCTCGACCTCGGCTTTGACTTCGGGGATGTCGATCTCGGAGGCGGCGGTCACAACTTCGCCTTCCGGAAAGCCGCGACTCCGTCCGCCTCGAGCGCGCGGGCGACGCGCAGCGCGTCGGCCTCCCGCCAGGGCGCCGCGATGATCTGGACTCCGAGCGGCAGTCCTTCGTCGAGAAAGATCGGCGCGCAGACGACCGGCAGGCCGATGAACGAGATCGGCTGGGTGAAGACGCCAAGGTTCGGCCGGACCGGCAATGTCTCGCCGTCGAGCGTGAAGGTCGTCTGGCCGAGCTTCGGCGCCCGGCACGGCGTCGCGGGCGCCAGCACGATGTCGACCTCCTCGAACACCTTCGCGACGGCCTCCGTGAACCAGCGGCGGAAACGCTGCGCCTTCGCCACGTAAGGCGATGGCACGGTCGCCCCGGCGATCAGCCGGTCGCGCACGGCGGGGTCGAAGTCGTCCGGGCGGTCGCGCAGGCGCTCCAGATGCAACGCCGCGCCCTCGGTCGCGGTGATGACATAGGCTGCGGCGCGGGCGCGTGCGGCCTCCGGAAATTCGACGACGCTCTTAGCCCCGAGGAAGCTAGCAACACGCGCCACGGCTTCAAAACAGTCCGGCTCGCCGAACCGCGCGAAATGCCCGCCGAGCGTCGCGATCCTCAAGTCGGCGAAGCCGCTTTCGAGCGAGGCCAGCGCCGGTTCCGGAGCGCGCGTTGTGGTCGCGGCGTCCTCCGCGTCCGGTCCCTGCATCGCGTCATAGGCGAGCGCCAGCAGCTCGGTCGAGCGCGCGAGCGGGCCGAGATGGTCGAGACTCTGCACAAATGGAAAAGTCCCGGCGCGGGTCAGCCTTCCGTAAGTCGGCTTCAGACCAAAACAGCCGCAGAGCGCGGAGGGCACGCGGATCGAGCCGTTGGT
Protein-coding sequences here:
- a CDS encoding isochorismatase family cysteine hydrolase, with protein sequence MVTIDAEPQPIEVDLARTALVIIDMQRDFLEPGGFGETLGNDISLLEAAVGPCQAILAAVRDAGMLAIHTREGHRPDLSDAPKAKVERGVPSLRIGAEGPMGRILIRGEAGHDIIAALKPLPGEPVIDKPGKGAFYQTDLELMLRNRGIDTLLVCGVTTEVCVNTTVREANDRGYRCVVLADCCASYFPEFHEFGLKMIKAQGGIFGWVSDSKAAIAAITDTAPVAVAV
- the hpxZ gene encoding oxalurate catabolism protein HpxZ translates to MTAASEIDIPEVKAEVEVVFALYEAALVGNDVATLEALFQDDPRTLRYGVGENLYGMDEIRAFRRGRAPQGLERRLEKTQITTYGRDLAVANTLFRRESAPRKIGRQSQTWIRFADGWKVVSAHVSVIEEG
- a CDS encoding nucleoside-binding protein; protein product: MAFLRLDWGRFVMLLGFNKTKNWTRGVLAAATLAFGAGAASAADIAEPAAPTPFTFSTTEIQFQLGQLKNPFADKNKANWTPIVTLQHASSWVFGDVFFFVDFLDDKRKDGFNDQDAYGEFYAYFSSSKLLGANYGDGLIKDIGVVAGINADADANYRSYLPGVYVDWKVPGFAFFRTQFTAVLDDSNHSGPNGKQKDGWQFDNSFAAPFSIAGQYFSFEGHWEYTANKETNIDGFRIKQKDWFLAQPQLRWDAGYALTGKKDVFFLGTEYQLWVNKLGSKTDESRFQALAVIRF
- a CDS encoding AtzE family amidohydrolase, with amino-acid sequence MSAAAKLAGAGPAETSVAAALARIAALDGDVGAFTDVTADRALATASALDASPAKGPLAGVTFAAKNLFDIAGFATRAGSKINRERAPANKDAELVRRMEAAGGVLLGGLNMGEYAYDFTGENVHDGPSRNPHDLAHMSGGSSGGSGAAVAAGFVDVALASDTNGSIRVPSALCGCFGLKPTYGRLTRAGTFPFVQSLDHLGPLARSTELLALAYDAMQGPDAEDAATTTRAPEPALASLESGFADLRIATLGGHFARFGEPDCFEAVARVASFLGAKSVVEFPEAARARAAAYVITATEGAALHLERLRDRPDDFDPAVRDRLIAGATVPSPYVAKAQRFRRWFTEAVAKVFEEVDIVLAPATPCRAPKLGQTTFTLDGETLPVRPNLGVFTQPISFIGLPVVCAPIFLDEGLPLGVQIIAAPWREADALRVARALEADGVAAFRKAKL